CAGACCAAGGTCTCGATCCGGCGGCAGCACGCCTTCACGTCCACCTACTACGGCGTGCGGGTGAGCACCACTCCGGCGGCGGACCGCGGTCAGAACGACCACCGAGAGCTGGACTACTACACCTGCAACCCGATCCGCTGAGCCCAGGGACCGTACATGACCACCAACCAGCCCCAGCCCTCCGAAGACCCCCGGGCCCAGTCCGCCACCCCGCTCCGCCTCGGCCCCGTCCCGCATGCCGAGGCCAAGGCCAAGCTCACCGCCGCTGCGGCCGAGGCCGAACAGGCCGCCGAACCGGCCCCCGCCCCCGCCCCCGAGCCGCAGCCGGAGGTCGACGGCGGGACGTTGACGCTCGGCAAGGGTGCCGTCGTGGACCCGGAGTCGACGGTGAAGCTCGGTGCCTCGGCGCCGGTTCCGGCCGACGGCGGGACGTTGACGCTCGGCAAGGGTGCCGTCGTGGACCCGGAGTCGACGGTGAAGCTCGGTGCCTCGGCGCCGGTCCCGGCCGACGGCGGGACGTTGACCCTGGGCCAGGTGGCCGCCGACGTCGACAGCACGGTACGGCTGGCCGGGAAGAGCCCGGCCGGTGACGGAACGATCCGGCTGGGCCGGGCTGCCGCCGCGGACCCGGACTCGACCGTCCGGCTGCCCGGTGGGCAGGGTGTCGGGGCCGAGGCGTCGACGGTCCGGCTGCCCGGTGCGCAGGGTGTCGGGGCCGAGGCGTCGACCGTCCGGCTGCCCGGCTCCCGTGCGACCGGTCCCGGTGCCAGCGCCGCCGCCGGCGCCGTGGGTGCCGGTACGGCCGCCGCGGCCGCCGAGGCGGGTGCCGTCCGGGACGGTGCGACGATCGGCTTCGGCCCGTCCGAGTCCGCGTCACCCGCCGCCGAGGGCTTCGAGAGTGCGACCTTCCTCGACCCCGAGGTGTGGCCGACCAGGACCCCGGCCGAGGAGGACCTCCGCCGGTTCGGCCCCGGGGTCCCGCCGCAGGCGGCGGCCGTCTGGCACGGCTCGACCACCACGATCCAGCAGCCGATCGAGCCGCCGAAGCGCAGGCGGAAGGGCCGCTGGGTGGTGCTGCCGCTGGTGCTGGCGCTGCTCGCGGCGGGCGCGTGGTTCGGCTGGCAGCGGTTCGGCCGTCCGACCGCGGTGGCGGCGGCGACCGTGTCCAGTGACGCGGCCGGCCCGGCCTGCGACGGGACCGCGGTGATCACCGGCACCCTGGAGACCACCGGCGGCGAGGGCAACGTGACCTACCGCTGGGTCCGCAGCGACGGCACCACCTCGGAGGTGCTCACCCAGCACGTGCCGAGCGGCCACCACCGCACGGACGTCATCCTCCGCTGGACCTTCCAGGGCCAGGGCACCATGGACGCCACCGCCACCCTCGAAGTCCTCACCCCCACCGTCCGCTCCGCCTCCACCACCTTCCCCTACGACTGCCCCTGACCGCGCGAGTGGCCGCGCGCGAGCGGAAGGTGCGACGCCGCACCTTCCGCCGTACGCCGTCCGCCTGCGGCCGGGCGCACCGTCACCTCCCGTTCCCCACCCGCAGCACCTTCGCCGCCACCTGCCCCGCCGCATCGGCCCCGTGCCCCGCGCCCTCGACCTCCACCGCCACGGCGAGGTCGCCGCGGTAGGCGACGAACCAGCTGTTGGGGTTCTTCCCGTCGACCTCGGCGGTGCCGGTCTTGGCACCCACCTGCCCGCCCAGCCCGCTCATCGGCCGCCGGGCGGTACCGCTCGCGGCGGTCCTGGCCATCATGGCCCGCAGGTCGGCGGCCACTTTGGCCGGCAGCCGGCTCTGGGCGGTGGCCCGCCGGGTGCCGTCCACGAGGTACGGCTGGCGGAAGGTGCCGTTCTGGACGGTGGCCGCCACGGAGGCCATCGCCAGGGTGTTCACCTGGACGCCGCCCTGCCCGATGTACTCGGCGGCCTGCTCGTCCCGGCTGCCGGGGACGGGGATCCTGCCGTCGAAGGTGGGGACGCCGATGTGCCAGGTCAGGCCCAGGCCGAACTGCTCGCCGGCGACCTTCGCCAGGGTCCCGGGGGCGAGCCGCGCCAGCCCCTGCTCGATGAACGCGGTGTTGCAGGACCGGGCGAAGGCCTCGGCCAGGGTGTAGTCGGAGTGGTCGCCGCGCTCGTCGTTGTGCCAGACCTTCGGCGAGGTGGCGGTGTCCTTGCAGGGCGTCGCGCTGTCCGGCTCCAGCCCCGACTCCAGCAGGGCGGCGGCGCTGACCACCTTCAGGGTCGACCCGGGCGCGATCCCGCCCCCGAAGGCCCGGTTGAACCCGCCGGCCGGCGCGCTCGCGACGGCCAGGATCCGTCCGGTGCTCGGTTCGACGGCGACCAGCGATCCCGCCCGGCCGCCCGAGGTCTGCTTCGCGAGGGCCGCCTCCGCGGTCCGCTGGAGTTCCGCGTCCAGGGTGACCCGCTGCTCGGGCCCGGTCGCCTCGGTGAGCACGAACAGCGGCTCGGGCGCCTTCCCGCCGCTGGAGGTCAGCACCACGGCCCGGCCCGTCGCGCCGCCGTCCTGCCCGCCGTCGGCCTTCCCGCCCGTCACGCCCGCCAGCAGTTTCCCGGCCGGGGAGGAGGCGTCCAGCGCCGTGCCGTTCCGGTCGAGCAGCCGGCCGGGCGGCGCGGGCACCGACTGGACGGCGAGCGAGCTGCCCGTGGTCAGCTGCGGGTGGATCGCGCCCGGGGCCCAGTGCACGGCGGTCCGGCCGTCGGCGGTGCCCACCAGGCCCAGCCTCCCGTCGTACTCCCAGGCGCGGTCGGTGCCGTCGAGGAGCAGCCGGGCGTGGAAGGCGACGGCGGCCTGGCTGCCCGGCGCGGCCTGCGCCGGGTCCTGCGGGCCGGTCGCCGCGAGGGTGACCTCGCGCGGACGCAACGCCTGCTGGAAGGCGGCGAGTTGGTCCGCGGCGTTGTCCTTCCGGTCGGTCAGCGCGGCGGCCGCGGGGAGGTCGCCCCGGGCCCAGGCGTCCAGGAACTCCTTCGCCGTGGCGGCCGCGTGCTCGGCGGTCGGCGGCTTCCCGGTGGCCCTCGACGCGGCGGTCGGACCGTCCGCGGCCGGGGTGGTCCCGCCCTTGGAACCGCCCATGATCGCGTGGGCGATGTTGTAGACGCCGTACCCGCCGACCGCCACCATGGCGCCGAACACCACGGCGGCACCGATCTTCAGCGCCCGCCGTCCGGGCCTGGCGCGCGGTGCCGACGGCTCCTCCTCCCCGTCCGGCACCGGCTCGTCCTCCGCGTAGTCGATCATTCCGCCCCCTGGTGTGATGTGGTGCCGGCCGATCCTCCGCTCCCGAACGGTCGGCTGTCATGAGTATGCGTACTCAGGACGGCCGACAGGGGGTGCCTTTCCGACCGGGCGTCACACCCGTGGCGCGTACCGCCGGACGGCGACGGCCGCCAGGGCCGTGGTCCCCGCCAGGACGCCCCACAGCACCCCGGGCCCGACCACCAGCAGGGCGGTGAGTCCGGCCGGCGCCGCGGCCCGGCCGATGCCGGTGGACAGCTCCCAGCGGGCCAGCGCCCGCCCGAGCCGCTCCGGCGGCGCCGAGGCGACCACCAGGGCCGTCCCCGAGCCCGCGTAGAGGATCTCCCCGCCGGTGTACAGCACGGCCACCCCCGCCAGGGCCGCCGCCCCGGCCGTCCCGCCCAGCGCCCCGGCCGCCCAGAACCCCAGGTACGACAGCGCCAGCAGCAGGCCCGAGCCCGCCAGCACCGACCGGCGCGACCGCCGCCCGAGCCAGACCACCACCCCCACCTGGGTCCCGATCACCAGCAGCGTGTTGCCCACGAAGATCCCCGACGCCCAGGCGGGCGAGGCGTGCAGGTACGTCACCAGCAGCGCGGGCAGCGCCACTTCGAGCACGTCGAAGCAGAACGCGTACGGAAGGTTCGCCGCGCTCAGCACCCGCATCCGTCGTCCGTCCGGCCCCTCCACCCGCACTGCCGGAGCCGGACCGGCGCCGGTCCGGGGCTCCTGCGACTCCCGCTGCTCCTTCGGCTCCCGTGCCGCCCGCACCCGCAGCGACCAGACCAGCCCGCCCGCCGCCAGCGAGGCCACCGCCGTGCCCACCGCCAACGCCCGCAGCGCGCCCGTCCCCTGGGCCACCGCGACGGTGGCCAGCAGGGCGCCGGCGCCCAGCCCGGCGTTCCGCAGCGAGCGCCCGGCGGCCAGCGCCGCGTCCCGGGTCCGGCCCTCGGCCAGGGTGGCGACGATCGCGGCGTGCGTGGTGGGCCAGCTCTGGCTGCCGATCCCCATCAGCGCGGCGGCCAGCGCGAACCCCACCGGCCCGTCCACGGACAGCAGCACGGCCACACCCGCCGAGCGGGTCAGCAGCGCGACCGCACCCGCGGCACTGCGCGCGCCGTGGTCGATCCACCGTCCGGTCAGCGGGATCGCGGCCAGCCCGGCCAGCATCCCGACCGACAGCGCCAGACCCACCCGGCCGGCGTCCATGCCCAGCACGCTCACCCCGTACAGCAGCAGGAACGGCCGCAGCAGACCGCCCCCGAGCGCGTCCACCACCAGCGCCAGCGCGTACCGCCGCCCGCCCGCCACCCGGAGCAGCGCCAGGAACCCGGGCGGCCGGCCCCCGTCCGCCGCCGCGCCGCCGGTCCCGTCCGCGAGCCGTTCCCGCCCGTCCCGCTCCACCTGCTGAGTCGTCGTCATGCCGCTCACGCTGCGCCCGACCGCCCCCGCCCGGCACGTCGATTGACGATCCGCGTCAACCGGCGCGGAGGGGGCCGCCGGCCGCTGGCAGGATCGGGGCATGACCGTGACCGTGGACCTCGGCGGCCTGCCGGACGACCGGCTGCTCTTCGCCCCCTCGCCGCTCGCCGAGCTGATCGCGATGCTCCACCTGCTCGCCGAGCCGGCGCACCACCCGGGGCTGCACGGCTGGGCCACCGCCACGGCCGGGGCCCTGCCGCCGGACCTGGCCGACCGGCTGGGCGAGGCCGACTTCCTCTGGCGGTCCTCCCGCGCGGACTTCCTGGTCCCCGGCCTGCCCGGGGCGACCCTGGCCGAGGAACTGGACGCGGTGGACCGGCTGGACGACGAACGGTTCGTCGCCGCCGCGCTGATCACCACCTGCGGCTCCTCCCGGCTGACCCACCGCCGGTCCTCGCCGCTCGCCGACCCGGTGGCGCGGGAGCGGGCCCGCGAGCTGGCGCTGGCCCGCGGCCCCCGGCAGGGGGCGTTCGCCGACCGGCTGCTGACCGACCCGCCCGCCGTCCGGGCCCGGATCCGGCGGCTGCTGCTGGAGTGCGAGCAGGCGTTCTTCGCCGACGCCTGGCGCCAGGTGCTGCCCGGCCTGGCGGCCGACGCCCGCCGGAAGGCCGACCTGCTGGAGCGCCACGGCCTCGCAGCCACCCTCGCCGCGGTGTCGCCCGCCCTCGCCCTCGCCGTCGACGAGCCCGCCGACCCGAACGCCGACCCGAACGGCAATCCCGAGGCCGAACCGGGCGTCGCCGGCCCCCGCCCGCCCCACCGCCGGATCGTCATCGACAAGCTCCAGGACAACACCACCAGTGCCGTCGACGCCGGTGGCGTCACCTTCCTCCCGACCGCCTTCGGCCGCCCGCACCTCGTGGTGGTGAACGCCCCGGGCTGGCGGCCGGTGGTCCAGTACCCGGTGGCCGAGGCCGGTTTGACCGATCCGGTCCCGCTCGGCCTGGTGCAGCAGCGGCTGGAGGCCCTGGCCCACCCGGTCCGCCTCCGTCTGGTCCGCACCCTGGCCCGCGGCCCGCACACCACCGGCGAACTCGCCGACAGCTGGCAGCTCACCGCCCCCGAGGTCTCCCGCCACCTCGCCGTGCTGCGCAAGGCCGGCCTGCTGACCACCCGGCGCCGGGGCCGCTACGTCCTGTACGAGCTCGACCTCACCGCCAGCGCCCGCCTCGGCGGCGACCTCCTGGAGGCCGTACTCCGCTGAACCTGCATCAGGACGGCCGTCCGGGCGCCCTGCCGGGAGGCTCGGGCCGCGAGCCCGCGGGCCGACGGACCGGACGGGCGCCGCGCACCGGGGACCGACCCCGACCCGCCGCACCACCCGCCCGGGACCCGCCGGCCCGCGGCCCGTCACCCTCCGTTCCGACGACCGGCGGTCACCCCGACAGGTCCGTCTCCTGTTCGCTGTCCCGCCGCTGACCGGGGATCTCCTCGGCCCGTGGGCCCGCCCCGTCCTCGGCCGCCGGCACCTCAGCCGAGGCGGCCTCGACCTCCGGCCGCTCCGGGTGGGCCCCCGGGTCCGCCGTGTCCGTGCTCCCGGGCTCGGACGGGTCCGCCGCCGAGTCCGCCGCCGAGCCCATCGACGCCACCGCCCGCCGCGGCAGGTCCCGCTCGTCCGCCTGCTGCCCGAAGTACGTCACCCCGGGCCGCCCCCGCCAGGACGGGTCCGCGCACACCAGCCCCTCCGGGTAGGCCGGGTACCCGTACGACTCCACGTAGTCCGACCGCCGCCGGTAGGTGCGCCGGTAGACCCCGTCGCCGTTCGGGGAGCCGTTGTCGTTGGTGTTGCCCGCGACGACCGTGATGGTCGTGGCGGTGTAGGCGATGCACACACCGGTGTGCTCGCCGCCGGGACCGAGCGGTCCGCCCGGCTCGCCGAAGAACA
The window above is part of the Kitasatospora sp. HUAS MG31 genome. Proteins encoded here:
- a CDS encoding penicillin-binding transpeptidase domain-containing protein — its product is MIDYAEDEPVPDGEEEPSAPRARPGRRALKIGAAVVFGAMVAVGGYGVYNIAHAIMGGSKGGTTPAADGPTAASRATGKPPTAEHAAATAKEFLDAWARGDLPAAAALTDRKDNAADQLAAFQQALRPREVTLAATGPQDPAQAAPGSQAAVAFHARLLLDGTDRAWEYDGRLGLVGTADGRTAVHWAPGAIHPQLTTGSSLAVQSVPAPPGRLLDRNGTALDASSPAGKLLAGVTGGKADGGQDGGATGRAVVLTSSGGKAPEPLFVLTEATGPEQRVTLDAELQRTAEAALAKQTSGGRAGSLVAVEPSTGRILAVASAPAGGFNRAFGGGIAPGSTLKVVSAAALLESGLEPDSATPCKDTATSPKVWHNDERGDHSDYTLAEAFARSCNTAFIEQGLARLAPGTLAKVAGEQFGLGLTWHIGVPTFDGRIPVPGSRDEQAAEYIGQGGVQVNTLAMASVAATVQNGTFRQPYLVDGTRRATAQSRLPAKVAADLRAMMARTAASGTARRPMSGLGGQVGAKTGTAEVDGKNPNSWFVAYRGDLAVAVEVEGAGHGADAAGQVAAKVLRVGNGR
- a CDS encoding MFS transporter, giving the protein MTTTQQVERDGRERLADGTGGAAADGGRPPGFLALLRVAGGRRYALALVVDALGGGLLRPFLLLYGVSVLGMDAGRVGLALSVGMLAGLAAIPLTGRWIDHGARSAAGAVALLTRSAGVAVLLSVDGPVGFALAAALMGIGSQSWPTTHAAIVATLAEGRTRDAALAAGRSLRNAGLGAGALLATVAVAQGTGALRALAVGTAVASLAAGGLVWSLRVRAAREPKEQRESQEPRTGAGPAPAVRVEGPDGRRMRVLSAANLPYAFCFDVLEVALPALLVTYLHASPAWASGIFVGNTLLVIGTQVGVVVWLGRRSRRSVLAGSGLLLALSYLGFWAAGALGGTAGAAALAGVAVLYTGGEILYAGSGTALVVASAPPERLGRALARWELSTGIGRAAAPAGLTALLVVGPGVLWGVLAGTTALAAVAVRRYAPRV
- a CDS encoding DUF5937 family protein: MTVTVDLGGLPDDRLLFAPSPLAELIAMLHLLAEPAHHPGLHGWATATAGALPPDLADRLGEADFLWRSSRADFLVPGLPGATLAEELDAVDRLDDERFVAAALITTCGSSRLTHRRSSPLADPVARERARELALARGPRQGAFADRLLTDPPAVRARIRRLLLECEQAFFADAWRQVLPGLAADARRKADLLERHGLAATLAAVSPALALAVDEPADPNADPNGNPEAEPGVAGPRPPHRRIVIDKLQDNTTSAVDAGGVTFLPTAFGRPHLVVVNAPGWRPVVQYPVAEAGLTDPVPLGLVQQRLEALAHPVRLRLVRTLARGPHTTGELADSWQLTAPEVSRHLAVLRKAGLLTTRRRGRYVLYELDLTASARLGGDLLEAVLR